The following are from one region of the Candidatus Methylomirabilota bacterium genome:
- a CDS encoding GNAT family protein yields the protein MRLPDSPDEPDQEVENVIARGRRVYLRTLLRRDLEFLSEWADDPFLQRMVGSEFLRAFKHAYDKDPSFYDACLNDPTQVVLVIMAVEQREPRDKKPLGLVRLFSIHLQEGYAFLETLLGDQHAIRRGFGVEAGKLICAYGMDVLGLRRIEAKVYAYNRLSINSLLRHGFRQEGVLRQAGFYDGRHFDVLVFGILREELEAQRQTEIDQSSYHFPFTGPPDEPA from the coding sequence GGCGGCGCGTCTACCTGCGCACGCTGCTGCGTCGAGACCTGGAATTCCTCAGCGAGTGGGCCGACGATCCGTTCCTGCAGCGCATGGTCGGCAGCGAGTTCCTGCGGGCCTTCAAGCACGCGTACGACAAGGATCCATCCTTCTACGACGCCTGTCTGAACGATCCCACGCAGGTGGTGCTCGTCATCATGGCGGTGGAGCAGCGCGAGCCGCGCGACAAGAAGCCCCTCGGGCTGGTGCGGCTGTTCAGCATCCACCTCCAGGAAGGCTACGCGTTCCTGGAGACCCTGCTGGGCGACCAGCACGCGATCCGGCGAGGGTTCGGGGTCGAGGCGGGCAAGCTGATCTGCGCCTACGGGATGGATGTGCTGGGGCTCCGCCGCATCGAGGCCAAGGTCTACGCGTACAACCGCTTGTCCATCAACTCCCTGCTCCGGCACGGCTTCCGGCAGGAAGGCGTCTTGCGTCAGGCCGGCTTCTACGACGGCCGACACTTCGACGTCCTGGTCTTCGGAATCCTGCGCGAGGAGCTCGAGGCACAGCGGCAGACAGAGATCGACCAGAGCTCGTATCACTTCCCGTTCACGGGGCCGCCGGATGAGCCTGCATAA